A stretch of DNA from Pirellulales bacterium:
GCCTGATCGAACTCGGCCTGGTAGGGGCGCGGGTCGATTTTGAACAGCCGTTGGCCTTTGGTCACCTCGGCGCCCGATTTGAAATCGATGTCGACCAGATAACCGGTGACGCGCGAGCGCACCTCGACCGATTCGACGGCCTCGCTACGTCCGGTGAAGTAGACGTAGTCGGTCACTTCGCGCAATTCAGGCCGGCTGACGCGCACCACTTGTGGCCCCCCCGCGTGCGGCGCCTGGTGTTCGGCGCCGCAGCCCGCGAATAGCGGTAACGCCAGACCGATCAAGAGCGACGAGCGAAATGTCCGGCACATGGCGCACCAGCGAGCTGAAATCATGACTTTGGCAAAAAGCACGCTTCTCGAAGTTTAATCGGGTTTTCGCCGTTTGGCGTGGGCAGCTTTTGACGGTTCGCGGCCGCGGGCGCCACTGGCGGCGGTTCAACTTTCCGCATACGCGGCACAATCGCGCTGTTTTGTTGAAGCAGCCACACCGGACGGGTACGATGCAGCCCAAACGCGTCAAAATCCCGCCGGAAATTCAATTGGCATCCCAGGAGCTAGCATCCATGAGCCGTTTCACCAAGCACACTCCCATGATGGTCGCCGCCATGGCCGCCTTGTGGTTGGCGTCGTCATCAGCCGCCGCTGAGACAATTCAACTGTTCAACGGGCAAAACCTTGATGGTTGGCGAGTTTTTCTCGACGACAAGAACGCCGATCCCAAGGACACCTTCAGCGTTAAGGACGGCGTGATCCACGACGCTGGCAAGCCGGCCGGATACATCATTACCGATCAGGAGTTCGACAACTACGTCCTGAAGCTCCAATGGCGCTGGCCGGGCAAAGGGGGCAACAGCGGCGTCTTTGTGCATGTGATCGGCGAGGACAAAATCTGGCCGAAGGGCATTGAAGCGCAGCTCCAGTCGGGCGCAGCGGGCGATTTTTGGCTGGTCGACGGCGCCAAGCTGACCATCGACGAAAAGCGACACGACAAAGGGAGCGAGCGTCACTGGTATCGACTGAAGACCGACAAGGCGGTGGAGAAGCCCGAAGGGGAGTGGAACCAGTATGAGATCACCGTGACGGGCGACCATGTGAAACTGGTAGTCAACGGCCAACTGGTTAATGAAGGAACCAATCCCGACATCAAGCGCGGACGCATCCTGCTGCAATCGGAGGGGGCGCCGATCGAGTTCCGCAATATCGAACTGACGCCAATCAAGTAGCGAAAGCCGCCGCTTGGCCAATACATTGGCACAGGGCCCGCGAGCATCGGCTTAGCGGGCTCTGTGCTTTCACTGACTGCGGCGCGCAAGATGCGCGAGCGCCGGGCCAACTAGCGACTAAGAAGGGACGCACATGCCACGCTGGCTGAACGTGTTGGCCATTTTTTTGCCGATCGCCGCGGCGCTGGAAATTGCGCATAGCCACTACCAGGCGGCGTGGGCGACCCCCACGTGGATCTTTCTGGCGTCGGTGGCGGCGATCATTCCGGCGGCGGGCTGGATGGGACACGCCACCGAGCACCTCGGCGCGCGACTGGGCGAAGGCATTGGCGGCTTGCTCAACGCCACGTTTGGCAACGCCGCCGAGTTGATCATCGCGGGCATGGCGCTGTTGGAAGCCTCGCGGAACGCGGACCGCGCCGCGGCGATGCACGAAATTGTCAAAGCGTCGCTCACCGGATCGATCATCGGCAATGTGCTGTTGGTGTTTGGCCTGGCGGTGCTGGTGGGCGGTTTGCGGTTTCAACAACAATCATTCAACGCCACCGCTGGGCGCGTGGGCAGCACGCTGATGATGCTGGCCACAATCGCGCTGTTGCTGCCGGCATTGTTCGCCTACATGCTGCCGGCGGACCAAGCGCATCTTAGCGACATCAGTCTCGAATACTCGGTGCTAATGCTCGTGGTTTATGGCTTAAGCCTGTTGTTCTCGCTGATTACGCACCGCGGCTACTATCAGGGACAGAAAGCCGTGGGCGAAGAACATGAGCGCGAGGCGCACTGGTCGGTGACCAAGTCGCTACTGGTGCTGCTCGGGGCCACCGTTTGCGTGGGATTGTTGGCCGAGTTCATGATTGGCAGCGTCCACGAGGCTTCGCACAATCTAGGCCTTTCCGACGTGTTTGTCGGCGTCATTGTCGTGGCGATTGTCGGCAACGCGGCCGAGCATAGCACGGCGATCATCATGGCGTGGCGGAACCGTATGGACCTGGCACTGGCCATCGCGGTGGGGTCGTCGATCCAGATTGCGCTGTTCGTGGCGCCCGCTTTGGTGCTGTTCAGCCACGCCGTGGGGCCGCGCATGAATCTGGTGTTCAGCATGCCCGAGATGGTGGCGGTGTTCGTGTGCGTGTGGGTCATCAGCCAAATCGCGGTGGATGGGGAGAGCAACTGGCTGGAAGGGGTGTTGATGCTGAGCGTTTACATTATGCTGGGCCTGCTGTTTTTCTATTTGCCCGGTGGCCAGCCCGCGCCCGCCCCATGAAGATCACTCAAGTCGTTTGCCAGATACTTCGCGTTCCGCAGGTCGAGGCGAAGACCGCCAGCAGTCAGGACGCCGTATTGGTGCGCGTGCGAACCGACACGGGACTCGAGGGCATCGGCGAGGCAGACGCCTCGCCCGAGGTCGTCAAGGCGATTGTCGACGCGCCGTTCAGCCACAACATCGCCTGCGGACTGCGCGAGATATTGCTGGGGGAGCATCCGCTGGAGATCGAGCGGTTGTGGCAAAAGATGTATCGCCGCACGATGTACTTTGGCCGCACCTCAGTCACCATCGCCGCGATGGCGGCCGTCGACATGGCGCTGTGGGATTTGAAGGGAAAGCATTTTGGCGAGCCGATTCATCGCTTGTTGGGAGGGAAGCAGCACGACCGGCTGCGCGCCTACGCCTCGATCCTCTTTGGCCGCGACGGACAGGAGACCGCCGAGATCGCCCGGCGCTGGACCGCGGCGGGCTACACCGCGGTGAAGTTTGGTTGGGAGCCGATGGGCACGAGCGCCGAGGTCGATCTGGACCTGGTGCGCGGCGCGCGCGAGGGAATTGGCCCCGGCACGCTGCTGATCGACGCGGGTTGCGTATGGGACGCGCGGACGGCGCTGCGCCGCGCGACAGCGTTCGCCGAGTTCGACATTGAATGGCTGGAAGAACCGCTGCGCGAGAACGACATTGCCGGCTATCGCTGGTTGCGCGACCGCTCGCCCGTGCCGATTGCCTCGGGCGAAGGGGAATGTGGCCGCGAGGCGTTTCGCCCGTTGATCGACCAACAAGCGCTCGATGTCTACCAGGTTGATCTTTCGCGCTGCGGCTTCACCGACGCGGCTTATATTCGCGCGCGAGTGGAAGAAATTGGCGCGCGGCTCTGCAATCATTGCTACACCAGTCCGATCACCGTGGCTGCCAGTTTGCACTGGCTCTGCACCTGCCGCGACGCGTTCTTGTTTGAAGATTGCGTTGACGCCTCTCCGTTGCGGCACGAGTTGGCGCATGAAAAGATGCAGGCCACCGATGGCTGGATCTCGCCGCCCGACGCGCCTGGCCTGGGAGTCACGCTGAACGAAGATTTTGTGCGGCGGCATCTCATAGCGCAGTCGGGCGAGTAATGGCGACGAGCGAGGCGGGACCAACCGCATTGGCATTGGCGAACCGGTTGGTGCTGTCGTAATCGCCGCGGCTCGCAATTGGCATTTCGCGCGGCGCGGGGTCATAATCGGCGGCGACGTCACCATCTGTCGGAGTCGAGATCGAATGAGGCGATGGATCACACTGTTGTGGTCGCCCTTGCTCGTCAGCGTCGCGCTGGCGCAAGACGCCGGGCCTTCGTTCGAGCGAGAAATTCAACCGCTGTTGACCGCCCGCTGCGGCGAGTGCCACAACCAGCAGAAGCGGTCGGGAAAGCTCAATCTGGCCAGCGCCATCGGCATTGCGCGCGGCGGCGAGAGCGGCCCGATCGTGGCGCCCGGTCGACTGGAAGACAGCCGGTTGTGGCAAAAGGTGGCCAACGAAGAAATGCCGCCCGATCAACCGCTGGCCGAAGCAGAGCGGGCTTTGCTGGCGGGTTGGATCGATGGCGGCGCGCATGGCCTGCCGAGCGGGGATGTTGGCCGGGCGGGCGACGGTCGAGATCATTGGGCGTTTCAACCGGTGAAAGACCCGTCGATACCCCCAGTGCGCGATGCGCAGCGAGCGCGCACCGATCTGGATCGGTTCCTACTCGCAAAGCTGGAGGCGGCCGGACTGACGCTGTCGCCCGAAGCGTCGCGAACGACATTGATCCGCCGTGTCTGTTTCGATTTGACAGGCTTGCCGCCGACGCCGGCCGAGATCGCCGCTTATCTGGCTGACGAATCGCCGCTGGCGTACGAGCGAATGTTGGAGCGCTATCTGTCGTCGCCTCATTACGGCGAGCGCTGGGGCGGTCACTGGCTCGACGCCGCTGGCTATGCCGACTCGAATGGCTATTTCAACGCCGATACCGTACGCCCCTTGGCGTATCGTTATCGCGATTATGTGATTCGTTCGATCGCTGCCGACAAGCCGCTGGATCGCTTCATCACCGAGCAGTTGGCGGGCGACGAGTTGGCCGGGCATCGGCCTGGCGCCGACATCACTCCCGAGGTGATCGACCTGTACACGGCGACCCATTTTCTGCGGAACGCGCAGGACGGCACCGACTCCAGCGACGGCAATCCCGACGAGTTGTTGCTCGATCGCTACTCGGTGCTGGAAGGAACGGTGCAAATTATTGGGGCCTCGCTGTTGGGACTGACCGTTCAATGTGCACGCTGCCACGATCACAAATTCGAGCCGATCACGCAGAAGGAGTACTATCAGTTTCAGGCGATCTTTTATCCCGGCTATAACCCCGACCAGTGGGTGAAGGCCGCTGAGCGCGTGGTGACGGTTGGCACGCAGGCCGAGCGCGACGCGCATGCCGCCAAGTCGCAGGCCATCGATCGGGAGGTGAAATCGCTGCGCGAGAGCCTGGCCGCCGCCGCGGCGCCGCTGGGCCAACAACTGGTGATCGAGCGGTTGGCGCCGCTGCCCGCCGATGAGCGCGGCGCGCTATTGGCCGCGCGCGACAAGCCACAGGATCAGCGATCGGAGGTGGAACTGGCGCTATTGGCTGCTCACCAAGACGCGCTAGAGATTTCCGACGCGCAGCTCGATGAGCGTTTTCCGCAACTGGCCGATTTGCGCCAGTCGGTCGAAGCGCAAGTCGCCAAGGCCGAGGCGACGCGGCCGGCGCCCCTGGAGCAGTTGGCCGTCTTTACGGAAGTCGCCGATGCTCCGGCCGAACATCATGTGCTGGAGCGGGGACTGTATCGCGCGCAGGGAGAAGTGGCGCCGCCGGGCGTGCCACAAGCGCTGTGCGGCGCGGGCGGTCAAAGCGACTATCAAGTCGTGGCGCCGACCGAGCAATTTAGCTCCGGACGACGCTTGGCGCTGGCCAAATGGCTTACGTCGCCAAAACATCCGCTCACCGCGCGCGTGCTGGTCAATCGGGTTTGGCAGCACCACTTTGGCGCCGGCATCGTGAGCACCAGCGATAACTTTGGCTATACCGGCGCCGAGCCCACACATCCGGAGTTGCTCGATTATCTGGCGGCGCAACTCGTGGAGTCGGGCTGGAGCCTTAAAAAGTTGCACCGGCTCATCATGACCTCGGCAGTTTACCGCCAGTCGAGCGAGGCCGAGGCGACCGCGCAGGCCGCCGATCCCAAGAACCATTGGCTCGCGCGTTTTCCGGTGCGACGTCTCGATGCCGAGGCGCTGCGCGACGCGATGTTGGCCGCCAGCGGCGAGATCGACACGACCATGTATGGGCCGTACGTCCCCACCACACGGCTTGACGACGGCAGCGTGGCGCCGAAGGCCGATACGCCGGGCGCCACGCGACGATCGCTCTACTTGGAGCATCGCCGCACGCAGATGCCGAGCCTACTGGAAACCTTTGACGCGCCGATCATGGTGACCAATTGTTCGCGGCGGCAGCCATCGACCGTGCCGCTACAATCGCTGGCGCTGCTCAACTCCGAGTTTGCCTTGGCGCGCGCCGAGGCGCTGGCCGATCGACTGGCGCGCGAGGCCGGAGACCCGATCGAGAGCCGGCTGAGCCACGCCTTCTTGCTGGTGTATGCGCGCGGCCCCCGCGACGACGAGCGGGCCGCTGCCCAGGAATTTTTGACCACGCAGGGGGCGCTGTATGCCGAGAACCCAGATCGCGACCAGCTCGTTTGGCGCGATCTCTGCCAAATGTTGTTGGCCAGCAATCCCTTCTTGTATATCGAGTGAGCGCCGAAGCATGACCATCGCAGCGTCCCACTTTTCGCTTCCGCGGCGCGAGTTTCTTTGCGGCAGCGCTGGCGCGGTCGGCGGATTGGCCCTGTCGTGGCTGCTGGCACGGGATGAGCGCGCCAAAGCCGGCGATCTCCCAAACGCGGCGCGATTGAATTTAGCCCGGGCCAAGAACGTGATCTGCCTGTTTCAACACGGCGGACCAAGCCAGATGGACTTGTTCGATCCCAAGCCCGAACTGGTCAAGCATCACGGCCAGCCGTATTCGGGCGAGATCGAAGTCCACTTCACGGCGCAGCGCGGCAACCTGCTGGCGTCGCCGTTCCGCTTTCAACCGGCGGGTCAGTGTGGCATGCAGCTCAGCGAACTGTTGCCGCATACCGCGTCGATCGCCGACGAGTTGACCTTGATCCGCTCGATGAAAACCTTCACCGTCGATCACGAGGCGGGGCTGCGCCTGATGCATGGCGGCAAGATCACGGCGGGCAGGCCCACTTGGGGTTCTTGGGTGTTGTATGCGCTGGGTTCGGAGAATGAGAACCTGCCGGGCTATGTGGTGTTGTCTGATCCGGGAGGATTGCCGATCGACGGTGTCCGCAATTGGTCGAGCGGATGGCTGCCGGCCATTTATCAAGGCACCCCCTTCCGGCCGGGGGCCGCGCCGGTGCTGAGCCTGCGGACTCCGGACGGAATCAGCGCCGCCGCGCGGCGTGGACAATTGTCGTTTTTAGAGCGTCTCAACCGCGCTCACCAGTCGCGTCATGCGGAAAACAGCGAGCTGGCGGCGCGCATCGCCAATTTTGAGATGGCGGCGCGGATGCAGACCGCCGTGCCCGATGTCTTGAACATTGACGACGAGACCGAGGCGACGCGCAAAATGTATGGCCTCGATCAGGAAGCGACCGCGGAGTATGGGCGGCGCTGCCTGCTGGCGCGCCGATTGATCGAGCGCGGCGTGCGCTTTGTGCAACTATTTTTGTCCGGGCAACCGTGGGACACGCACAACAAGAACGCCGAACAACTCAAGGGACTGTGCGCGCGGACCGATCAGCCGAGCGCGGCGCTGGTTCGCGATCTCAAGCAGCGCGGATTGCTCGATTCGACCATTGTTATTTGGACGGGCGAATTTGGCCGATTGCCAATTTCGCAAGGCAGCGACGGCCGCGATCACAATGGGCAAGGATTTTCGACCTGGATCGCCGGCGGCGGTTTTCGACCCGGTTATGTGCATGGCGCCACCGACGATTTTGGTTATCAGGCGGTGACCGATGTCGTCACCGTACACGATCTGCATGCCACACTGCTCAAGGCGCTGGGCCTCGACCATGAGCGCTTGAGCTATCCCAACGATGGCCGCGACGACAGCTTGACTGATGCGGTGGTGAGCGATGCCCGCTGCATTGACGCCTTGCTAGCTTGACAGCGGCAGGACGAATTTTCGCTTTTCGCTTCAACCTCGGCGTTCGTGGGGCCGATAGCTTCGGCCAAGGAAGCAAGTGCATGGAGGGATTCTTGTGCTGAAGCCGAGCCTGCTGCGGTTCTTGATTCGCCTGAAAATGCGTCATTCGCTGGGTGGGCCGCTGCTCACTCTGGGGGTGCAGGACATTCTTTGTCGCTACGAAGACGCCGAGGCGCTACTAAGCGACGAAGGGCACCCCGCCACGCTGGTCCCAAGCGCTGAACGCCGCCTGACCACGAGTTATCTCTATCGAGCGGCACGCGACCAATACCCGTTGATCCATGCCCGCACATTCTTCCGTATGCTGGGCGTGGACGATTATTCTGATCTGGACGCCTCCGCCGCGGAGGGGCCGACCCTGGCCCACGATTTGAATCAACCGATCCCCGCCGAATGGCACGGCCGCTACCAATGGGTGCTCGACGGCGGCACGCTGGAACATGTGTTTGATGTGCGCGGCGCCTTGTCGAACATGGTGCGACTGACGGGCGTGGGCGGTCATGTCGTTCACATCAATCCCATGAATGGCTGGGCGAACCACGGGTTCTATCAGATCAGCCCTTGTGTATTACACGATTTTTACACCATCAATGGATTTGAGCCGGTCGAAACCGCGCTGGCGCTGCAGATGGATGGGGGCGGTTTGCAATTCGTTTCATACGAATACACGACCGAGCGCGTGGCGGTGGAGTCGAAGAGCGGGCAGAGCCTGTTAATCTTTGTCGCGCGCAAAACCGCCGATGTGGACCGGATCGCCCTGCCGACGCAGCGCAAGTACAGCGCGCGATTCGCGCCCAATCACAAACGCGCGGGCTAGGCGCCGACCAGTTCTTTGTTTTGCGCCGCGTCGTTGGCGGCCGATTGCATCCACGCTTTGAGTCGGCGCACGTCGCCCGTCACGGTGCGCGACGCCGCCAGCAGCACCACCGCCAGGCAGATGTTGAGGACGGGCACCGCGTACATGGCCATGTGCAGGCCCTCGCCGGCAAACGGCTTGAGCGCGTCGACCGTTAGATCGGTCACGCCGGCCGCCGTGGCCGCGCGGCGGGTGAAGTAGTCGCTCAAGGCGCCAGTGGCCAAGGGGCCCAGCGAGGCGCCGAGCACGTACATGGCGAAGAAATAGAGCGCCATCGCCATGCCACGCAGCGAGGGTTCAATGACGTCGATGATGGTGGCGTACACCGTGGAGTAGTAGGTGTACATGAGCGCGCATCCCAGGCCCATGAACAGGCAGAAGCCCGCCATCGCGCCCATCGGTTGCCGTAGCGCCAAGAACACCAAGGGAATCGACAGCGCAATGGCCACGGCGCCCACCAGCATGCGGCCATTGGCGCGCCGCTTGAGCATGCGGTCGCCCAGCCAACCACCGACAAGCAGGCCGGGGATCCCCACCAGACCATACACCAACGAAACAGTGAGTCCCGCATTGGCCGGCGACAAACCATGCACGCGCTGGAGGAACAGCATGAGAAACGAGCCCAGCGCATACATGTTAAAGTTATGCAGCGCCCCGGAGATGATGATCCACACCATGGTGGGCGTCGCCAGCACCAGCGCCAGCGCCGATCCCTTGCGCCGCAGCGTGCCGATCGCATGCTCTTCGGTCGCGCCGCGCTGCGGTTCGCGAATGAACAAGGCCGCGACGGCGCACAACAGACCGGGCACGGCCGCCACGTAGAAAGCGGTTCGCCAGTCGAACTTCTGCACGATCCAGCCAGTCACCGAGTAGCTGAGCGCCGTGCCCACCGGCAGGCCCATCATGAAGATCGACATTGCCATGGCTCGCCGCCCGGCGGGCACCAGGTCGCCGATCAAACTGGTGGCGGCTGGCGCGCAGGAGGCTTCGCCGACTCCCACTCCCAGTCGAACGGCGAACATCTGCCAATAGCGCTGCGCGACGCCGGAGAGCGCCGTCATGACGCTCCAGATGAACACGCCAGCGGCGAGAATCTTGGTGCGCGAGGCGCGGTCGGACAAACGACCGAGGGGCAAACCCACCATGGCATAGAGCAGGGTGAACGCCGTGCCGAGGATGCCGAGTTGGGTGTCGCTTAGTTGCCATTCTTCCTGAACGGGTTTGGCGACGGCGCCAATCACCTGGCGGTCGAAAAAGTTCATGGTGTTGATGGCGAACAGCACCGCCAGCGCGTAGTACGCCGCTCGATCTTGCCGCATGAAATATTCCCGCCGTCGAAAAGAGAATCGATTGAAATGAAGCGTGAAATCGGCTCGCGTGCGGCCGCTATTGTGAGCGCGGCGCGCGGCGGGGGTCAAACTTTTTCGTCGCGTCTGGCGAGGGAATAAAAAATTTTGGCGGCCCACCTTGAACTATTTGCGCCGCTTCGCGTAGAATCGGAATCGACGCGAGTGACTCCCAGGGGTGACAAGCGTCGCAATCTTCCAAGTTCTCTTGTCCCGCAGCGGATCGAAAGAACCTCTGGTTGGCTGAGCCGGGCGGCCCGTTGGTGGCCGCTTCAAGTTGCTTGGCCGCGCGAGCCGATACGACGTGTCTCGCCTGTTTCCGAAGTTGCGTTGTGATGCGAGATTTTGCGTCAAAATGCCGCGAAAACAGGGTGTTGACGGTCGGACGAGCGATGTTAAGATTGTCGTCCCGCATGGCGGCGCCAGCAGCTTGCTGTCGCCCGAATCGCGAGACGAAAGCGTTTGACAAGTCCGGCCAGGATTTGCTACAAACGCGGTTTCCCACTTAACGGGAAGACCTGGGAGGTTCTGGCCACGGGAAGGCGTCTTTCGGCCGCTTGTCGAGAGGCTTCTTTCCCTGTCCAGAAGCGTGGCTTTGGCCGCGTGAGTGGAGAGGCGACTGCCGCAGGCGGTTGTCGTGATCTTTGGCAATTTGGTTGTGTGGTAGAGTGGCATTCCAATAACCACTAGATGCTCGCTTCGGCGAGTGTTTGAGTGTGTTCTTGTTAATGGCTCTTAGCGCATTAGATCGACGAAAATCGTTACAAGCGCTCTGGCGGCCCCGATGGGGTCGCTGGAGGAGCGAGCAGCGAGACCGATCCAGATCTCTCGGCGACGAGAGGGTTGGATCAGCGTGGTCAAGCTACTAAGGGCACATGGGGGATGTCTTGGCATCAGGAGGCGTTGAAGGGCGTGGAAGACTGCGATAAGCCCGGGGAAGCTGTCAAACGAGCGATGATCCCGGGATTCCCGAACTGATGTGCGCTGAATCCATAGGCGCACATGGCGAACGCGGTGAACTGAAACATCTAAGTAGCCGCAGGAGTAGAAAGAAAACTCGATTTCCTTAGTAGCGGCGAGCGAAGAGGAAACAGCCCAAACCGCGAGGATTTTCCTCGCGGGGTTGTAGGGTCTCTCACATGGGAGTCACAAAATCTTTGGTTAGTAGAACCGCTTGGAAAGGCGGGCCATAGAAGGTGACAGCCCTGTATACGGCAATTGAAGATCTCCCGAGAGATACCTGAGTAAGCCGGGTCACGTGGAACCCTGGCTGAATCCGCGGGGACCATCCCGCAAGGCTAAATACTCCCTGATGACCGATAGCGAACTCAGTAGGGCGACTGAAAGATGGGAAGAACCCCTGCTAGGGGAGGACACTGAACCTGAAACCATGTGCCTACAAGCGGTCGGAGCACTATGACACTTTTGTGTAATGTGTGACGGCGTGCCTTTTGCATAATGATCCGGCGAGTTACCGTCAGCGGCTCGGTTAAGGTCTTACGGACCGTAGCCATAGGGAAACCGAGTCTGAATAGGGCGACTATTGGTCGCTGGTGGTAGACGCGAATCTGCGTGAACTACCCATGAGCAGGTTGAATCGCGGGTAATACCGCGTGGAGGACCGAACCCACTTGGGTTGAAAACCGAGGG
This window harbors:
- a CDS encoding PSD1 and planctomycete cytochrome C domain-containing protein, producing MRRWITLLWSPLLVSVALAQDAGPSFEREIQPLLTARCGECHNQQKRSGKLNLASAIGIARGGESGPIVAPGRLEDSRLWQKVANEEMPPDQPLAEAERALLAGWIDGGAHGLPSGDVGRAGDGRDHWAFQPVKDPSIPPVRDAQRARTDLDRFLLAKLEAAGLTLSPEASRTTLIRRVCFDLTGLPPTPAEIAAYLADESPLAYERMLERYLSSPHYGERWGGHWLDAAGYADSNGYFNADTVRPLAYRYRDYVIRSIAADKPLDRFITEQLAGDELAGHRPGADITPEVIDLYTATHFLRNAQDGTDSSDGNPDELLLDRYSVLEGTVQIIGASLLGLTVQCARCHDHKFEPITQKEYYQFQAIFYPGYNPDQWVKAAERVVTVGTQAERDAHAAKSQAIDREVKSLRESLAAAAAPLGQQLVIERLAPLPADERGALLAARDKPQDQRSEVELALLAAHQDALEISDAQLDERFPQLADLRQSVEAQVAKAEATRPAPLEQLAVFTEVADAPAEHHVLERGLYRAQGEVAPPGVPQALCGAGGQSDYQVVAPTEQFSSGRRLALAKWLTSPKHPLTARVLVNRVWQHHFGAGIVSTSDNFGYTGAEPTHPELLDYLAAQLVESGWSLKKLHRLIMTSAVYRQSSEAEATAQAADPKNHWLARFPVRRLDAEALRDAMLAASGEIDTTMYGPYVPTTRLDDGSVAPKADTPGATRRSLYLEHRRTQMPSLLETFDAPIMVTNCSRRQPSTVPLQSLALLNSEFALARAEALADRLAREAGDPIESRLSHAFLLVYARGPRDDERAAAQEFLTTQGALYAENPDRDQLVWRDLCQMLLASNPFLYIE
- a CDS encoding mandelate racemase/muconate lactonizing enzyme family protein, whose product is MKITQVVCQILRVPQVEAKTASSQDAVLVRVRTDTGLEGIGEADASPEVVKAIVDAPFSHNIACGLREILLGEHPLEIERLWQKMYRRTMYFGRTSVTIAAMAAVDMALWDLKGKHFGEPIHRLLGGKQHDRLRAYASILFGRDGQETAEIARRWTAAGYTAVKFGWEPMGTSAEVDLDLVRGAREGIGPGTLLIDAGCVWDARTALRRATAFAEFDIEWLEEPLRENDIAGYRWLRDRSPVPIASGEGECGREAFRPLIDQQALDVYQVDLSRCGFTDAAYIRARVEEIGARLCNHCYTSPITVAASLHWLCTCRDAFLFEDCVDASPLRHELAHEKMQATDGWISPPDAPGLGVTLNEDFVRRHLIAQSGE
- the cax gene encoding calcium/proton exchanger, which translates into the protein MPRWLNVLAIFLPIAAALEIAHSHYQAAWATPTWIFLASVAAIIPAAGWMGHATEHLGARLGEGIGGLLNATFGNAAELIIAGMALLEASRNADRAAAMHEIVKASLTGSIIGNVLLVFGLAVLVGGLRFQQQSFNATAGRVGSTLMMLATIALLLPALFAYMLPADQAHLSDISLEYSVLMLVVYGLSLLFSLITHRGYYQGQKAVGEEHEREAHWSVTKSLLVLLGATVCVGLLAEFMIGSVHEASHNLGLSDVFVGVIVVAIVGNAAEHSTAIIMAWRNRMDLALAIAVGSSIQIALFVAPALVLFSHAVGPRMNLVFSMPEMVAVFVCVWVISQIAVDGESNWLEGVLMLSVYIMLGLLFFYLPGGQPAPAP
- a CDS encoding MFS transporter, with amino-acid sequence MRQDRAAYYALAVLFAINTMNFFDRQVIGAVAKPVQEEWQLSDTQLGILGTAFTLLYAMVGLPLGRLSDRASRTKILAAGVFIWSVMTALSGVAQRYWQMFAVRLGVGVGEASCAPAATSLIGDLVPAGRRAMAMSIFMMGLPVGTALSYSVTGWIVQKFDWRTAFYVAAVPGLLCAVAALFIREPQRGATEEHAIGTLRRKGSALALVLATPTMVWIIISGALHNFNMYALGSFLMLFLQRVHGLSPANAGLTVSLVYGLVGIPGLLVGGWLGDRMLKRRANGRMLVGAVAIALSIPLVFLALRQPMGAMAGFCLFMGLGCALMYTYYSTVYATIIDVIEPSLRGMAMALYFFAMYVLGASLGPLATGALSDYFTRRAATAAGVTDLTVDALKPFAGEGLHMAMYAVPVLNICLAVVLLAASRTVTGDVRRLKAWMQSAANDAAQNKELVGA
- a CDS encoding DUF1501 domain-containing protein, producing MTIAASHFSLPRREFLCGSAGAVGGLALSWLLARDERAKAGDLPNAARLNLARAKNVICLFQHGGPSQMDLFDPKPELVKHHGQPYSGEIEVHFTAQRGNLLASPFRFQPAGQCGMQLSELLPHTASIADELTLIRSMKTFTVDHEAGLRLMHGGKITAGRPTWGSWVLYALGSENENLPGYVVLSDPGGLPIDGVRNWSSGWLPAIYQGTPFRPGAAPVLSLRTPDGISAAARRGQLSFLERLNRAHQSRHAENSELAARIANFEMAARMQTAVPDVLNIDDETEATRKMYGLDQEATAEYGRRCLLARRLIERGVRFVQLFLSGQPWDTHNKNAEQLKGLCARTDQPSAALVRDLKQRGLLDSTIVIWTGEFGRLPISQGSDGRDHNGQGFSTWIAGGGFRPGYVHGATDDFGYQAVTDVVTVHDLHATLLKALGLDHERLSYPNDGRDDSLTDAVVSDARCIDALLA
- a CDS encoding DUF1080 domain-containing protein, with protein sequence MSRFTKHTPMMVAAMAALWLASSSAAAETIQLFNGQNLDGWRVFLDDKNADPKDTFSVKDGVIHDAGKPAGYIITDQEFDNYVLKLQWRWPGKGGNSGVFVHVIGEDKIWPKGIEAQLQSGAAGDFWLVDGAKLTIDEKRHDKGSERHWYRLKTDKAVEKPEGEWNQYEITVTGDHVKLVVNGQLVNEGTNPDIKRGRILLQSEGAPIEFRNIELTPIK